GAAATTGAGCGAAAAGCGCTGGAGAGAAATATTTTTTTGCGATGAGAATGACAAAGATTAGACCTCTATCCAGTCAGAAGAAGTAAAGGGACGGAAAAAAGTTATCAATAACCCGTTAGCTAGCAACTATAGACAGTCTATCTTGCTATTCTGACCCAATTGTAACGGATTGTGAGTAAAGACAGTAAGGCTGATTTGTAAAAATAGCTAGAAAGTCCAAACGTCACTTTTAAGTATAGAGATAGATAGAAGAATCAGTATAAGAAAAGGCCTTATAATTAAGACCTTTTCTTTATTAACTATAATGAATTTTTAAAACAGTGCTTATTTCATCAATAGCTCATTCACACGCTTAAGATATGCGGCCGGATCATCAAGCTGACCACCATCGGCTAGTAGCGCTTGATCAAAGATGACTTGCGCCAACTCATCAAACTGCTCGCTACTCTCAAGCTTTTTGATTAGCGGATGATCAGGATTGACCTCCAAGATCGGTTGGGTATCTGGTACCTCTTGACCCATTTGCTTGAGCATTTGAATCATTTGCGGCGACAACTCACCTTCTGGGGTCACTAGTATCGCTGGGCTATCGACCAAACGATTGGACACTCGTACGTCTTTAGCACGTCCACTAAGCGTGGTTTTGAGCTTATCAACCATGGGCTTCATGGTTTCTTGTGCTTTCTCGGCTTCAGCTTTCTCTTCTTCGTCTTGCAAGTCGCCCAAATCGACTGCGCCTTTAGCAATATTTTGTAGCGGCGTACCATCAAACTCGGTTAAGAAGTTCATCGCCCACTCATCAACACGGCTGGTCATAAGGATAACTTCGATGCCTTTCTTCTTAAACAGCTCAAGCTGCGGGCTGTTTTTGGCAGCGGCAAGATTATCAGCGGTTAGATAATAGATGGCTTTTTGACCGTCCTGCATGCGGCCTTTGTAATCTTCAAAGCTGGTCGCAACCTTGTCATCGGTGCTGGTAGCATAGCGTAATAACTTGGCAATACGCTCTTGATTGCCCATATCTTCGCCAAGCCCTTCTTTGATAACGTCGCCAAACTCGCTATAGAACTGAGCGAATTTGTCTTGTTTATCATTATCTTCGCTATTGGCCAGGCTTGCTAGCATAGTCAATACACGGCGAGCATTACCATCACGGATTGATTTGACATCACGTGATTCTTGCAAGAGTTCACGGCTGACGTTCAGTGGCAAATCAGCTGAATCAATAACCCCTTTAACAAAACGAAGGTACATCGGCAGTAACTGCTCGGCGTCATCCATTATAAACACACGTTTGACGTAGAGCTTTAAGCCATGTTGCTGCTCACGGGTATAAAGATCCATCGGTGCTTTTTTAGGTATATATAACAGCTGGGTATACTGTACGCGGCCTTCTACGCGGTTATGCGTCCAAGTCAGCGGATCATCGAAGTCATAGCTGATGTTTTTATAAAAATCGATGTATTCGTCATCGTCAACCTCGGAGCTTGAGCGTGTCCACAGTGCGCTGGCTTTATTGATGGTTTCCCACTCATCAGTCAATACCATCTCGCCGCCCGTTGCAGCGGCGCTTTCATCAGTACTCTCGCCTTCATCTTCGACGACATCTTCTTGCCAAACTTCTTTACGCATCTGAATCGGCAAGCTGATATGGTCTGAATACTTATTGACCAAACGCTTAATTTTGGCGCGGTCTAAATAATTGTCTTCGCCCTCAGTGTATTCTTCTTTAAGATGCAAAGTGATACTGGTGCCGCGGGTTTCTTTAGTAATGGTCTCAACGGTAAAACTGCCGCTGCCATCAGATACCCAGCGCACACCTTTATCTGCAGGGTCGCCCGCTTTACGTGATTCGACGCTAATGGTATCAGCAACAATAAAGCCTGAGTAAAAACCAACCCCAAATTGACCAATCAGCTGACCGTCTTGCTTTTGAGATTCAGATAACTTATCAAGGAATGCTTTAGTGCCAGACTTGGCAATTGTTCCCAAGTTCTCAATAGCATCGGCTTCATTCATCCCGATACCATTGTCGATAAAGGTAATAGTTTTAACTTCCTCATCGATAGCGATACGGATACGTAATTCGCCATCATCCTCATAAAGGCTGTCGTCATTGGTAGCTTCAAAGCGCAATTTATCGCAAGCATCGGAGGCGTTAGATACCAACTCACGTACGAATATATCAGCGTTAGAATACAGCGAGTGGGTGACCAAATGCAGCAGTTGTGCCACTTCGGCCTCAAAACTGTGTTTGGTTACGTCTGGGTTATTATTTGAATCGTTATCTATATTGTTATTATCGACCGCTGTTTGGTCGTTTTTTTGCTCGCTCATAAAAAACTCCTTTAATTTATGTCAAGTTGAGAGTCGGGTAAAGCTTATAATTGAACAGTATTAATTAAACCAAAATCGCTCAAATAAGCATAACAATGGCTTAGTTTTAAATAGCGCTAGGCTGCTTATACTAATAGGGCCATAAGAAAAAATTTCAAGCATGATCATGGGTTATCTAACTAAAAATAACCAGCAAGAAAACACCGCCTTAGTTTCCTAAGGCGGTGTCGTTATACAATAAATGATTTATTTTTAAATCTATAAATTACAAGCAGCTAGGCAAATTACGAGCAGGATCAGTCTCTCGAGCTGCCATCGCATCTTCAACGCTCAACCCTAGTGCTTTGGCAACACCTTCACCGTAAGCAGGCTCACACCAATTACAGTTACGGATATGACGATATTTGATAAAATCTGGTGCATCGCCCATCGCTCTTGCGGTGTTACCGAAAAGCGCCTGCTTTTGCTCATCGTTCATCAGGTTGAACAGCGCACGGGGCTGGCTGAAATAGTCATTTGAGTCCTCACGGAAATCATAGTGATCAGCATAGCCATCAATCTTCAGAGGTGGCTCAGCGTACTGTGGCTGCTCTTGCCATTGCTCAAAGCTGTTTGGCGTGTAGTGTGGACGGCCGCCATAGTTATCATCAACCCGTACCTGACCATCACGATGGTTGCTGGTCACCGGACAAGTTGGTTTATTCACTGGAATCTGCTT
This sequence is a window from Psychrobacter jeotgali. Protein-coding genes within it:
- the htpG gene encoding molecular chaperone HtpG, with protein sequence MSEQKNDQTAVDNNNIDNDSNNNPDVTKHSFEAEVAQLLHLVTHSLYSNADIFVRELVSNASDACDKLRFEATNDDSLYEDDGELRIRIAIDEEVKTITFIDNGIGMNEADAIENLGTIAKSGTKAFLDKLSESQKQDGQLIGQFGVGFYSGFIVADTISVESRKAGDPADKGVRWVSDGSGSFTVETITKETRGTSITLHLKEEYTEGEDNYLDRAKIKRLVNKYSDHISLPIQMRKEVWQEDVVEDEGESTDESAAATGGEMVLTDEWETINKASALWTRSSSEVDDDEYIDFYKNISYDFDDPLTWTHNRVEGRVQYTQLLYIPKKAPMDLYTREQQHGLKLYVKRVFIMDDAEQLLPMYLRFVKGVIDSADLPLNVSRELLQESRDVKSIRDGNARRVLTMLASLANSEDNDKQDKFAQFYSEFGDVIKEGLGEDMGNQERIAKLLRYATSTDDKVATSFEDYKGRMQDGQKAIYYLTADNLAAAKNSPQLELFKKKGIEVILMTSRVDEWAMNFLTEFDGTPLQNIAKGAVDLGDLQDEEEKAEAEKAQETMKPMVDKLKTTLSGRAKDVRVSNRLVDSPAILVTPEGELSPQMIQMLKQMGQEVPDTQPILEVNPDHPLIKKLESSEQFDELAQVIFDQALLADGGQLDDPAAYLKRVNELLMK